One window of Bacteroides sp. AN502(2024) genomic DNA carries:
- a CDS encoding DNA methyltransferase, giving the protein MNKRIFQQLLQDGDFRNLFVCELGWNKWKVRAELLPIIIDDTDYQFHTVTDRSGLQVVVAEVDELPKTSLSRRIDSQLRKQAQDYIAIYILRNKPGHHQWIIPVKNVDKRDLVSIEYESPEKADFLFSKMQDLEFDPAEKTTIVDVKEAVHRAFSVNAEKITKDFYAGFRKEHKAFAKFITGIDDQLPEKDNRNKQWYASVMLNRLMFCYFIQKKGFLDSNANYLRDKLDWCRKERGEDRFFSTFYRGFLTRLFSDGLNKPNHDREFKQQFGRIPYLNGGMFDSHKIEREYDDIDIADDAFVSLFAFFDKWQWHLDTRVTASGKDINPDVLGYIFEQYINDRAQMGAYYTKEDITEYIGRNTILPFLFDKVSTASKSMAELFAPDGWIWQQLRQSGDRYIFDAVKQGYTPDWRERIPENIFIGLDTTTPDLLERRKDWNTKTPEPFALPTEIWRETIERLQRCEDILGKIKNGEVTSINDFITYNLDIRQFASDLINAGNASQAFIYNFYNALRSVTILDPTCGSGAFLFAAMNILEPLYYDCIMRLESIERKSPDTQKALDEIKSKYRSNIHYFIYKSIILRNLYGVDIMAEATEIAKLRLFLKMVAVVDVQPLADNLGLDPLPDIDFNIRCGNTLVGYANAESIVRDHNGDMFAKHDFEENVAGEMDKVARTFKLFKHLQLTQESEHHEEFIAAKRQLRDLLTTLNDTLNHYLYNATASGIPFEEWLSTHQPFNWVAEFYDIIHGNGGFDVIIGNPPYGAKVERQILDYYKQRYNCTKSNKIQNIKGSNDTYVLCIERCMSLLHNNAPLSFIVPIGFIASDATTAIQNIIRNRCSNIHVASFAVRPKPLFENAMVNTCIIRLNNDSKKCKSLYSTHIYRRSEGNELHLIFSTIKYINVIQFNFRNRIPKISLDIEMNILEKINGCKTLSSFLVSYGAPIVYKFAGGRYFKLITTFTNNSSAERTIYVDKNKQSFIAAVLSSNLSFLIYQILSDNLNWKGTEIEATPIPAVTEYYVIDRIYKRYVHSIENNANIRSSENSSNYNVSQFKEYKIGKSKKYIDEIDKVLARHYGFTEEELDFIINYDIKYRMGDELNCEE; this is encoded by the coding sequence GTGAATAAACGTATATTTCAACAGTTGCTCCAAGATGGAGATTTCCGGAACCTTTTTGTCTGTGAATTGGGCTGGAACAAGTGGAAGGTTCGGGCGGAACTTCTGCCAATAATCATAGATGATACAGATTACCAATTCCATACCGTTACCGACCGCAGCGGACTGCAAGTAGTTGTAGCAGAGGTTGACGAACTGCCCAAAACATCACTTTCTCGGAGAATTGATTCACAGCTTCGCAAACAAGCCCAGGATTATATTGCCATTTACATCCTCCGTAATAAGCCCGGACATCACCAATGGATTATTCCGGTAAAGAATGTGGATAAGCGCGACCTCGTAAGCATCGAGTATGAATCTCCGGAGAAGGCGGATTTCCTTTTTTCGAAGATGCAGGACTTAGAGTTTGACCCTGCAGAAAAGACTACGATTGTTGATGTAAAAGAGGCTGTACACCGCGCCTTTTCCGTCAATGCTGAGAAGATTACCAAGGATTTTTATGCCGGCTTCCGCAAAGAGCATAAGGCTTTTGCCAAATTCATTACAGGCATAGACGACCAACTGCCCGAAAAAGACAACCGCAACAAACAGTGGTATGCGTCCGTAATGCTCAACCGCCTGATGTTTTGCTACTTCATTCAAAAGAAAGGTTTTTTGGACAGTAATGCCAACTACCTTCGTGATAAGCTGGACTGGTGCCGCAAGGAGCGTGGCGAAGACCGTTTTTTCTCCACCTTTTATCGTGGCTTCCTGACCCGTCTCTTTTCTGACGGGCTGAACAAGCCCAACCATGACAGAGAGTTTAAGCAGCAATTCGGACGTATCCCTTATCTGAATGGCGGCATGTTTGACAGCCACAAGATAGAACGTGAATATGACGACATTGACATCGCCGACGATGCCTTCGTCTCACTCTTTGCTTTCTTCGATAAATGGCAGTGGCATCTTGACACTCGCGTAACAGCATCCGGCAAGGACATAAACCCTGATGTGCTTGGCTATATCTTCGAACAGTACATCAACGACCGTGCCCAAATGGGGGCTTACTATACCAAAGAGGACATAACAGAATATATTGGGCGCAATACCATCCTGCCATTCCTGTTTGACAAAGTAAGCACAGCATCCAAATCTATGGCAGAACTTTTTGCTCCCGATGGTTGGATATGGCAACAACTCCGGCAAAGTGGTGACCGCTACATTTTTGATGCGGTGAAGCAAGGCTATACCCCCGATTGGCGCGAGCGCATTCCTGAAAATATCTTTATCGGTCTTGACACTACCACGCCCGACCTTTTGGAACGCCGTAAAGATTGGAACACAAAGACTCCCGAACCATTCGCCCTGCCAACGGAAATTTGGCGGGAAACCATCGAACGTTTGCAGCGTTGCGAGGATATTCTGGGTAAAATCAAGAATGGAGAGGTTACATCCATCAACGATTTCATAACTTACAACCTTGACATTCGCCAATTTGCCTCCGACCTTATAAACGCAGGCAATGCCTCGCAGGCATTTATCTACAATTTCTACAACGCTCTCCGATCGGTGACTATCCTTGACCCGACTTGCGGTTCCGGTGCATTCCTTTTTGCGGCAATGAATATACTTGAACCTCTTTACTATGATTGTATCATGCGGCTTGAAAGTATTGAACGGAAGTCACCCGATACGCAAAAAGCCCTTGACGAAATCAAGAGCAAGTATCGTTCCAATATCCATTACTTCATCTATAAGTCTATCATTCTCCGCAATCTCTACGGGGTCGATATAATGGCTGAAGCCACGGAGATAGCCAAACTGCGCCTGTTCCTTAAAATGGTGGCTGTAGTGGATGTGCAACCGCTTGCCGATAATCTTGGTCTTGACCCGCTGCCGGACATCGACTTTAACATTCGGTGTGGCAATACTCTCGTGGGCTATGCCAATGCCGAAAGCATAGTCAGAGACCATAATGGTGATATGTTTGCAAAACACGATTTTGAAGAAAATGTGGCTGGTGAGATGGATAAAGTGGCTCGGACATTCAAATTATTCAAGCACTTGCAGCTTACACAGGAATCGGAGCATCATGAAGAATTCATTGCTGCCAAACGCCAGCTCCGTGACCTTCTGACTACACTTAACGATACCCTGAATCATTACCTCTATAATGCTACGGCATCGGGTATTCCTTTCGAAGAATGGCTCAGCACCCACCAACCCTTCAATTGGGTAGCTGAGTTCTATGACATCATTCATGGAAATGGTGGTTTTGATGTGATTATAGGGAACCCGCCGTATGGAGCAAAGGTTGAACGACAAATATTAGATTATTATAAACAGCGGTATAATTGTACTAAATCCAATAAAATCCAGAACATCAAAGGAAGTAATGATACCTATGTTCTATGTATAGAACGATGTATGTCTTTATTGCATAACAATGCCCCTCTAAGTTTTATTGTACCAATTGGATTCATCGCATCAGATGCTACTACTGCGATACAAAACATTATACGAAATAGGTGTTCTAATATTCATGTTGCAAGTTTTGCAGTCCGCCCAAAACCTTTATTTGAGAATGCAATGGTTAATACCTGCATCATTCGGCTTAACAATGACAGTAAAAAATGTAAATCTCTATACTCTACTCATATCTATCGCAGGTCAGAAGGGAATGAATTACATTTGATATTTAGTACAATTAAATACATCAATGTTATACAATTCAATTTTCGTAATCGTATTCCCAAAATCAGTCTTGATATAGAAATGAATATACTTGAGAAGATCAATGGCTGTAAAACATTAAGCTCATTTCTTGTAAGTTATGGTGCACCTATTGTTTACAAATTTGCAGGAGGACGCTATTTTAAACTTATTACCACTTTCACAAATAATTCTTCAGCAGAAAGGACTATCTATGTTGACAAAAACAAACAAAGTTTTATTGCTGCCGTACTTAGTAGTAACCTTTCATTTCTTATATATCAAATCCTCTCAGATAATCTAAATTGGAAAGGGACTGAAATTGAAGCGACACCTATTCCTGCAGTTACAGAATATTATGTTATTGATAGGATATATAAGCGTTATGTTCATAGTATAGAAAATAATGCGAATATACGTTCATCAGAAAACTCATCTAATTACAATGTTTCACAATTCAAAGAATATAAAATTGGGAAATCTAAAAAATATATTGACGAAATCGACAAGGTTTTGGCGAGACATTACGGATTTACAGAAGAAGAACTTGACTTTATCATCAACTACGACATCAAATATCGTATGGGTGATGAACTGAACTGTGAGGAATAA
- a CDS encoding phage integrase SAM-like domain-containing protein, which translates to MASVKVKFRPSTVNGKEGTLYYQVIHNRVVRQINTDYKLFASEWDSHSEAVILHHIPNEQERNNYLLSISSRIKWDKDRLNKIIHTLSQSGSFTADEIVMPFHDNRQELSFNAYIRQQIARLKRLGKVRTSETYTAALRSFSGFMNDHEVLFDQLNTDLCAEYEAYLKGRGNSPNTISFYMRILKAVYNRAVENGLTEQRHPFRFVYTGVEKTLKRAISLNDIKRIKGLDLSLKSNLNFARDMFLFCFYTRGMSFIDMAYLRKKDLQNGILSYRRRKTGQQLFIKWERCMQEILDKYPVNETEYLLPIITVRDEDYRKQYANELHRVNHLLKKIGKQLDLPIPLTMYVGRHSWASIAKSRNVPIAVISEGMGHDSENTTQIYLASLDTSVVDKANKKILDLL; encoded by the coding sequence ATGGCATCGGTAAAGGTCAAGTTTCGCCCGTCCACCGTGAACGGCAAGGAAGGTACGCTATACTATCAGGTGATTCATAACCGTGTGGTAAGGCAGATAAATACAGACTATAAACTTTTCGCTTCGGAATGGGACAGCCATTCCGAAGCGGTTATCCTACACCATATCCCGAATGAGCAAGAACGGAATAACTATCTTCTTTCGATAAGTTCACGCATCAAGTGGGACAAAGACAGGCTGAATAAGATTATACACACATTGAGCCAATCCGGTTCTTTCACAGCTGATGAGATTGTCATGCCGTTTCATGACAACAGGCAAGAGCTGTCATTCAACGCTTATATCCGCCAACAGATAGCGAGGTTGAAACGCTTGGGAAAGGTACGCACTTCGGAAACCTATACAGCCGCACTCCGAAGTTTCAGCGGTTTCATGAATGACCACGAGGTCTTGTTTGACCAACTTAACACCGATTTGTGTGCGGAATACGAGGCTTATCTGAAAGGCAGGGGGAATTCACCCAATACCATATCGTTCTATATGCGCATTCTGAAAGCGGTCTATAACCGTGCGGTGGAAAACGGGCTGACCGAACAACGGCATCCTTTCAGGTTTGTTTATACCGGAGTGGAAAAGACCTTGAAGCGAGCCATTTCACTGAACGACATCAAGCGCATCAAAGGGCTGGACTTGTCATTGAAGTCCAACCTTAATTTTGCCCGTGATATGTTCCTGTTCTGTTTCTATACAAGAGGTATGTCGTTCATCGACATGGCATATCTGAGGAAGAAGGATTTGCAGAACGGCATCCTTTCTTACCGTAGGCGTAAAACGGGGCAACAACTGTTCATCAAATGGGAAAGGTGTATGCAGGAGATACTTGACAAATATCCGGTAAATGAAACGGAATACCTCTTGCCTATCATTACAGTACGGGATGAAGACTATCGGAAACAATACGCCAACGAACTTCACCGTGTGAACCATTTGCTGAAGAAAATCGGAAAACAGCTGGATTTGCCTATCCCCTTGACAATGTATGTCGGTCGCCACTCATGGGCAAGCATCGCCAAAAGCCGCAATGTGCCTATCGCTGTCATCAGCGAGGGCATGGGGCATGATTCGGAAAACACCACGCAGATTTATCTTGCATCGCTTGATACTTCCGTGGTGGACAAAGCCAACAAGAAAATACTGGATTTGCTGTAA
- a CDS encoding helicase-related protein, whose protein sequence is MARIYDNIEIKFEDGLNDIINNLGVKRVDFCVGYFNLRGWTKVVRQVEQLDGDFVIEGSESIHRTCRLLIGMHQPPAELVKILYGQDDNTPDADMVQKAKRQIARDFRHQLLIGIPTKQDEWALRQLSAQLKSKKVVVKLSVREPLHAKLYLAYRPDDRSNPIQAIMGSSNLTYSGLTKQGELNAEFGDRDQAEKFNIWFNDRWNDRFCVDITDELVKAIDESWAADKLIPPYHIYLKIAYHLSEEARNGIKEFTLPPIFQRELFDFQQNAVKIVARHLNNDRRRGAMIGDVVGLGKTITACAVAKIYEMTYATSTLIICPANLQEMWRKYIKKYDLKAEVMSMSKVMDIDNMRYFRLIIVDESHNLRNAGKRYNQIRQLIERQSSRVLLLTATPYNKHYSDLSNQLRLFINDDQDLGIRPERYIESLGGERGFMQRHGDVHIRTIRAFNQSENVEDWNELMKLFLVRRTRSFIRENFAKTDDGNGRKYLEFPNGDRSYFPDRIPKSIKFKTESGDQYTRLYSEDMIALMEELALPRYGLSLYISEKETADVPKHISALIENLSRAGSRMMGFCKSTFFKRMDSSGFAFLLTLYRHILRNCVYLYALDNKLPVPIGDDNNLPEDYTEDEDNGTGIFGQHDSDTTVDASLNIPTDIAVYMRKAGEYYNIIANKSNLSWLDTKYFKRTLKQKLKKDCETILSMIRLCGKWEQEKDQKLNELETLLRGNAHRNDKVVVFTQFSDTARYIYYQLRKRGFTNVDYATGNRDNPTAIVERFSPDSNDAAGKYAPDEQTRILIATDVLSEGHNLQDAHVIVNYDLPWAIIRLIQRAGRVDRIGQQADKIYCYSFFPADGIEDIINLRSRLNDRINANANIVGSDEVFFEGNEKNLRDMFNEKAGVLDDADDDNDVDLASQAFQIWSNAVKADKKLKDIIPQMQNMVYSTRLTDENGIEGVVTYARTANDFDVLTWLDKEGNIISQSQQRILQALACHPDTQAQQPLDNHHELVGKAVEIIREQAVSNIGGMLGNRFSTRYRIVQLLEQYYDQGENLFFNADRREELKYAIDDIYNYPLQETSKFHLGRMLKKTGKQADDDIVEYVLELRRNNQLCIMADEDINDKENQIICSMGLRKE, encoded by the coding sequence ATGGCTCGTATATACGATAATATTGAAATAAAATTTGAAGATGGTCTCAATGATATCATCAACAATCTTGGTGTAAAACGAGTGGACTTTTGCGTAGGATATTTCAATCTGCGCGGATGGACAAAAGTCGTGCGACAAGTTGAGCAGTTGGATGGAGATTTTGTCATTGAAGGCTCTGAAAGTATCCACCGAACCTGCCGGTTACTTATAGGTATGCACCAACCTCCGGCAGAATTGGTGAAAATACTTTATGGTCAAGATGACAATACGCCTGATGCAGACATGGTACAGAAAGCTAAGCGGCAGATTGCACGGGATTTTCGCCACCAACTTCTTATAGGAATCCCCACAAAACAAGATGAATGGGCACTGCGCCAACTTTCGGCACAACTCAAGTCCAAGAAAGTTGTAGTAAAACTATCCGTTCGTGAGCCGCTTCACGCCAAACTATATCTTGCATACCGTCCTGATGACCGTTCAAATCCCATTCAAGCTATAATGGGCAGTAGCAACCTCACTTATTCAGGACTTACCAAACAGGGAGAACTCAATGCTGAATTTGGCGACCGAGACCAGGCGGAAAAATTCAATATATGGTTTAACGACCGCTGGAACGACCGTTTCTGCGTTGACATTACCGATGAGCTTGTCAAGGCTATAGATGAAAGTTGGGCGGCGGACAAACTGATTCCACCTTACCATATTTATCTCAAAATTGCTTACCATCTCAGCGAAGAGGCACGTAACGGAATAAAGGAGTTTACACTGCCACCGATATTTCAGAGGGAACTTTTTGATTTCCAGCAGAACGCTGTCAAAATTGTAGCACGCCACCTCAATAACGATAGACGGCGCGGTGCTATGATTGGCGATGTGGTAGGTCTCGGTAAAACCATTACGGCTTGTGCAGTTGCCAAGATATATGAAATGACATACGCCACAAGCACCCTGATTATTTGCCCGGCAAATCTTCAGGAAATGTGGCGAAAGTATATCAAGAAATACGACCTCAAAGCCGAAGTTATGTCAATGTCAAAAGTGATGGACATCGACAATATGCGCTATTTCCGCTTGATAATCGTGGATGAAAGCCATAACCTTCGCAACGCCGGTAAACGTTACAACCAAATCCGTCAACTTATAGAGCGTCAATCAAGCCGTGTGTTGCTCCTGACCGCCACTCCATATAACAAACATTACAGCGACCTCAGCAACCAACTCCGACTTTTCATCAATGACGACCAAGACCTCGGCATTCGTCCGGAACGTTACATTGAAAGCCTCGGCGGAGAGCGGGGGTTCATGCAGCGTCATGGTGACGTGCATATCCGCACCATCAGAGCATTCAACCAAAGCGAGAACGTGGAAGACTGGAATGAACTGATGAAACTGTTCCTTGTCCGCCGTACACGTTCGTTTATCCGTGAGAATTTTGCTAAAACCGATGATGGCAATGGCAGGAAATATCTGGAATTTCCCAATGGCGACCGCTCTTATTTTCCTGACCGCATTCCGAAATCTATCAAGTTCAAAACCGAATCCGGAGACCAATATACCCGCCTTTACTCCGAGGATATGATTGCCCTGATGGAGGAACTCGCCCTTCCACGCTACGGTTTGAGCCTGTATATCAGTGAAAAAGAAACAGCCGATGTGCCCAAACATATTTCTGCGTTAATTGAAAACCTATCCCGTGCCGGGTCAAGAATGATGGGGTTTTGCAAATCCACGTTTTTCAAGCGTATGGATTCGAGCGGCTTTGCTTTCCTTCTCACGCTTTATCGTCACATACTTCGTAATTGCGTTTACCTTTATGCGCTCGACAATAAGTTGCCTGTGCCTATCGGTGACGACAACAATCTGCCTGAAGATTACACGGAGGACGAAGATAATGGCACTGGCATCTTTGGGCAGCATGATTCCGACACGACGGTTGATGCCTCTTTGAATATACCCACCGACATAGCTGTATATATGAGGAAAGCCGGAGAGTATTATAACATCATTGCCAACAAGTCCAACCTCTCGTGGCTCGACACCAAATACTTCAAACGTACTCTTAAACAGAAACTCAAAAAGGATTGTGAAACCATTCTTTCCATGATTAGACTGTGCGGGAAATGGGAACAGGAGAAAGACCAGAAACTCAATGAGCTGGAAACCCTTCTTCGTGGTAATGCGCACCGCAATGACAAAGTTGTAGTGTTCACACAATTCTCAGACACGGCACGTTATATCTATTATCAACTCCGTAAACGTGGCTTCACGAATGTAGACTACGCCACAGGCAACCGGGACAATCCCACAGCTATTGTTGAGCGGTTTTCGCCGGACAGTAATGATGCCGCAGGTAAATATGCACCCGATGAACAGACCCGCATTCTCATTGCCACCGATGTGCTTTCCGAAGGACATAACCTTCAGGATGCACATGTTATCGTAAACTATGACTTGCCGTGGGCTATTATCCGCCTGATTCAACGTGCCGGACGTGTGGACCGTATCGGTCAGCAAGCCGACAAGATTTACTGCTACTCTTTCTTTCCTGCCGATGGCATTGAAGACATCATCAATCTTCGCAGCCGGTTGAACGACCGTATTAATGCCAACGCTAATATCGTAGGCTCTGATGAAGTGTTTTTTGAGGGGAACGAGAAGAATCTTCGGGATATGTTCAATGAGAAAGCCGGAGTGCTTGACGATGCCGATGATGACAATGATGTTGACCTTGCTTCGCAAGCATTCCAGATATGGAGCAATGCCGTCAAAGCCGACAAGAAACTCAAAGACATCATTCCGCAAATGCAGAATATGGTCTATTCAACACGCCTTACCGACGAGAACGGCATTGAGGGTGTTGTGACCTATGCACGCACCGCTAATGACTTTGATGTGCTCACATGGCTTGACAAAGAGGGCAATATCATATCGCAAAGCCAGCAGCGCATACTTCAGGCTCTCGCTTGCCATCCTGATACTCAGGCACAGCAACCTCTCGACAATCATCATGAACTTGTCGGCAAGGCTGTAGAGATTATCCGCGAACAAGCTGTCAGCAACATAGGCGGCATGCTTGGCAACCGTTTTTCCACCCGTTACCGCATTGTGCAGCTTCTTGAACAATATTATGACCAAGGAGAAAACCTGTTCTTCAATGCCGACCGTCGCGAGGAATTGAAATATGCCATTGATGATATTTACAACTATCCGCTTCAGGAAACTTCCAAGTTCCACCTTGGTCGTATGCTCAAAAAGACAGGGAAACAAGCCGATGACGACATCGTGGAATATGTGCTTGAACTTCGCCGCAACAACCAACTATGCATCATGGCTGACGAGGACATCAATGACAAGGAGAATCAAATAATCTGCTCTATGGGGCTTCGCAAAGAATAA
- a CDS encoding IS4 family transposase, whose product MANITLFAQVISHLPKENIRKIIKSSGSDKHCKGYNTWSQFVSMIFSQFSGCDSVRDISNGLKSATGNLNHLGINRAPSKSTVAYQNANRDSSVFRGIFYSLFQYFGQQALWQRRKFRFKMPIKLLDSTLVSLTLSIYDWAHYTTTKGAVKMHTLLDYDSLLPEFVNITDGKTTDNKAAFDIELHPYSIVVADRGYCDYSLLNNWDSSNVFFVVRHKDNIRYKAIEELPLPEKHAQNVLIDEIIEFELSAAKSKYPKRLRRIAVWNDEHGFEIELLTNNFTLAASSIAALYKARWNIEIFFRNLKQLLRIKSFIGTSRNAVETQIWTAMTTMLILTWLKHIARYKWALANLVVTLRLNTFTKIDLQKWLDQPFTPPPETIEND is encoded by the coding sequence ATGGCAAATATAACACTTTTCGCACAGGTAATATCACATCTCCCGAAAGAAAATATCAGGAAAATCATAAAATCTTCGGGGTCAGACAAGCATTGTAAGGGCTACAATACATGGAGTCAGTTTGTTAGCATGATTTTCAGCCAATTCTCAGGATGTGATTCAGTCAGAGATATCTCAAACGGGCTGAAATCAGCCACCGGCAACCTCAATCATTTGGGAATCAACCGTGCACCATCCAAGTCAACGGTAGCATATCAGAACGCCAACCGAGACAGTTCGGTTTTTCGCGGCATATTCTACTCGTTGTTTCAGTATTTCGGACAGCAAGCCCTATGGCAACGAAGAAAGTTCCGTTTCAAGATGCCGATAAAACTGCTCGACTCCACATTGGTGTCATTGACTCTGTCAATATATGACTGGGCACATTACACTACCACCAAGGGGGCGGTCAAGATGCACACGCTATTGGACTATGACAGTCTTTTGCCGGAGTTCGTGAATATCACCGATGGCAAAACCACCGACAACAAAGCTGCTTTTGATATTGAGTTACATCCGTATAGTATTGTAGTAGCCGACCGAGGCTACTGTGACTACTCATTGCTGAATAATTGGGACAGCAGCAACGTGTTCTTTGTAGTGCGTCATAAAGACAATATCCGGTACAAAGCCATAGAGGAGTTGCCTTTGCCTGAAAAACACGCTCAGAATGTACTTATTGACGAAATAATCGAGTTCGAACTCTCGGCGGCCAAATCCAAATATCCCAAACGTTTACGTCGCATCGCAGTATGGAACGATGAACACGGTTTTGAAATTGAGTTACTCACAAACAACTTCACATTGGCAGCATCAAGCATAGCGGCTCTGTACAAGGCTCGGTGGAACATAGAAATCTTCTTTCGCAACCTCAAGCAACTGCTACGCATCAAGAGCTTTATCGGCACATCCCGCAATGCCGTAGAGACCCAAATATGGACTGCTATGACTACAATGCTGATTCTGACATGGCTAAAGCACATCGCAAGATACAAATGGGCATTGGCTAACCTTGTGGTCACGCTCCGGCTGAACACATTTACCAAAATCGACCTCCAAAAATGGCTTGATCAACCATTTACACCACCTCCCGAAACCATCGAAAACGATTAG